A single region of the Anguilla rostrata isolate EN2019 chromosome 11, ASM1855537v3, whole genome shotgun sequence genome encodes:
- the sema3h gene encoding sema domain, immunoglobulin domain (Ig), short basic domain, secreted, (semaphorin) 3H, whose product MCSAMLTLGPLLLLVHLGCILIGAWRPSQPRLQFTHKELVQNGRLLALPIPAGDLYALLPDEDTRRLYGAMKDQLLVTSLDDITHSPRQLYWPASPDRIQECLMAGKDPEYECANFLRVLELYNHTHLYICGTGAFNPRCAFIPTTVFLEGERQVLLPEQTDCGKGKCPYDPHQRTATAVIDGELYSGISSDFMSRDSAFFRSLGTRHVIRSEQYDSTWLQDAQFIKVASVAESDNPEDDKVYIFFTEHAQEAEGAAGKVIYSRVARVCKNDIGGQRSLVNKWSTFLKARMVCSIPGADGVHTHFDQLQDIFILHGKDKTNPLIYGLFTTSSDVLNGSAVCVYRMQDVARVFKGHFAHKEGPEYKWAEFTGRVPFPRPGTCPSRTYGNYRSTREYPDDVIFFSRTHPLMMEAVYPVGERPLLVRVGVQYKFSRLLVDRVEAVDGQYDVMFIGTDSGLVLKSIHLPKQSGDGSEVTLEQLQVFEGRSAITAMTLSKKRWLFVGSKEGVAQLALFQCELYGQACAECCLARDPYCTWDGHACSPFIPIARRRNARQVGDGGDPLTQCVKQGAGLQVEAEEKVMVVAEGNSTYLECLPKSQHAAITWFREERGGSHKLHQVKSGEQLVVIDRGVLIRRAEPGHSGTYHCQLEEHGFSWTAVTVQLRVLSSSSGSSWSMADQQHCEQQGRRRYRNKNRKRMDGAENNSQGHRRPGGGIRGGGGEEGGAAKVERGGGGRKSRSKPQPLAQRSPRSI is encoded by the exons AACTTGTGCAGAATGGGCGTCTGCTGGCCCTGCCCATCCCTGCCGGGGATTTGTACGCTCTGCTACCAGATGAAGACACTCGGCGTCTCTATGGTGCCATGAAGGACCAGCTGCTGGTTACCAGCCTGGATGACATCACGCATTCCCCACGCCAG CTCTACTGGCCGGCCAGCCCAGACAGGATCCAAGAGTGTCTGATGGCTGGTAAAGATCCTGAA TATGAGTGTGCGAACTTCCTGCGGGTGCTGGAGCTCTATAACCACACCCACCTGTATATCTGTGGCACAGGGGCCTTCAACCCTCGCTGTGCGTTCATCCCTACCACAGTCTTCCTCGAG GGTGAAAGGCAGGTCTTGTTGCCAGAGCAGACAGATTGTGGGAAGGGAAAGTGCCCATATGATCCCCACCAGAGGACAGCTACAGCCGTTATTG ATGGAGAACTATATTCTGGCATTTCTTCTGATTTCATGAGTCGAGATTCAGCTTTTTTCCGCAGCCTGGGTACCCGTCATGTCATTCGCTCTGAGCAATACGACTCCACCTGGCTTCAGG ATGCCCAGTTTATAAAGGTGGCCTCAGTGGCAGAGAGTGACAACCCGGAGGATGATAAGGTGTACATATTcttcactgagcatgctcaggaAGCagaaggggctgctgggaaagtGATATACTCCAGAGTTGCCCGTGTCTGCAAG AATGATATTGGAGGACAGCGGAGTCTAGTGAATAAGTGGAGTACCTTCCTGAAGGCCCGCATGGTGTGCTCCATTCCTGGGGCTGATGGCGTTCACACTCACTTTGACCAGCTGC AGGACATCTTCATCCTGCATGGGAAGGACAAGACCAATCCACTCATCTATGGCCTCTTCACAACATCAAG TGATGTGCTGAACGGTTCTGCGGTTTGCGTGTATCGGATGCAGGATGTGGCCAGGGTCTTCAAAGGCCACTTTGCTCACAAGGAGGGTCCAGAGTACAAGTGGGCGGAGTTTACGGGCAGGGTGCCCTTCCCCCGTCCTGGCACA TGTCCAAGTCGCACATATGGCAACTACCGCTCCACTCGTGAGTAtcctgatgatgtcatcttCTTCAGCCGAACCCATCCGCTTATGATGGAGGCAGTTTACCCTGTGGgagagcgccctctgctggtccgGGTGGGGGTACAATACAAGTTCTCTCGGCTGCTAGTAGACCGGGTCGAGGCTGTGGATGGCCAGTACGACGTCATGTTCATCGGCACAG ACTCAGGGCTGGTGCTGAAGTCTATCCACCTCCCCAAGCAGTCTGGTGATGGCAGTGAGGTCACTCTGGAGCAGCTCCAGGTGTTTGAG GGCAGGTCTGCTATCACTGCGATGACTCTATCAAAGAAAAGG tggCTGTTTGTGGGCTCTAAGGAGGGTGTGGCCCAGctggctctgttccagtgtgagCTGTATGGCCAGGCCTGTGCTGAGTGCTGTCTTGCCCGGGACCCATACTGCACTTGGGATGGCCATGCCTGTAGCCCCTTCATTCCCATTGCACGCAG GAGGAATGCTCGTCAAGTTGGTGATGGTGGAGACCCACTGACCCAATGTGTAAAACAAGGAG CTGGTTTGCAGGTGGAGGCAGAGGAGAAGGTGATGGTGGTTGCCGAGGGAAACAGCACATATCTAGAGTGCCTACCCAAGTCGCAACATGCAGCCATTACTTGGttcagagaagagagggggggtagTCACAAGCTGCACcag gtgaagTCAGGAGAGCAGCTGGTGGTGATTGACAGGGGCGTTCTGATTCGGCGGGCGGAGCCAGGGCACTCGGGGACGTACCACTGTCAGTTGGAGGAGCACGGGTTCAGCTGGACCGCCGTGACGGTGCAGCTGAGAGTGCTGAGCTCCAGCTCAGGGAGCTCATGGTCAATGGCCGATCAGCAGCACTGTGAGCAGCAGGGCCGTCGCCGCTATAGAAACAAGAATCGCAAGAGAATGGATGGAGCTGAAAACAATAGCCAGGGGCACAGGAGACCAGGAGGAGGcatcagaggaggaggaggagaagaaggaggagcagCAAAAgtggaaagaggaggaggagggaggaaaagcAGAAGCAAACCACAGCCCCTAGCCCAGAGGTCCCCACGAAGCATCTAG
- the borcs6 gene encoding BLOC-1 related complex subunit 6 isoform X1 has product MSHSPGIGAHVQGAANGVATLESPKLCGEEVSLVNDLPTLQPLKHGEIVPCRGPKLAVGSPVEEVNCEGQPEEERDTDTSHTCTSDMPCLDTPQSDAYSEEPHIKEPHIEEHHSELICTDVPQTTADGVLGSSLPDGALRVEEVEEEEEEVVVEEEEDEEVQQQQQREVEEQNEGQDDTEDSPELSADSPTVSEPPTESQVHPKDPLPSEEQEACRSPPRCQEPPCPPHVMAQVHVRNAPERERIVRGMQDSKSLDEISQVCGGMRGRGGQAEGRRATISSALELEGTVSRDGELTHFITKNLEHKIRMSSRPSLDSDSDYSVRSRGSLRRPVDIPPIDPSVLLDLQRHTQDVAQSVELMMRSLNGTIQNMTALSVGYIQTYRDSVDSLGEAVDMSIKGMYTLMARCEELDRSMQPIHALAQQIRDIKRTLDALETLCK; this is encoded by the exons ATGAGCCATTCCCCTGGGATTGGTGCACATGTGCAGGGAGCAGCCAATGGAGTGGCCACACTGGAGTCTCCAAAACTCTGTGGTGAAGAGGTGTCTCTGGTCAATGACTTACCCACTCTGCAGCCTCTGAAACATGGAGAGATAGTCCCTTGCAGGGGGCCCAAACTCGCTGTGGGGTCCCCTGTGGAGGAGGTGAACTGTGAGGGGCAGccggaggaagagagagacacagacacttCCCACACCTGCACCTCTGACATGCCCTGTTTGGACACTCCCCAATCAGATGCATATTCAGAGGAGCCCCACATAAAGGAACCCCACATAGAAGAGCACCACTCAGAATTAATTTGCACAGACGTGCCCCAAACCACTGCAGATGGGGTCCTTGGCAGCTCTTTGCCAGATGGTGCACTAAGAgtagaggaggtggaggaggaggaggaggaggtggtggtggaggaagaagaagacgaagaggttcaacagcaacaacaacggGAAGTAGAAGAGCAGAATGAGGGGCAGGATGACACTGAAGATTCTCCTGAG CTTTCTGCAGATTCCCCTACAGTCTCTGAGCCCCCCACCGAGAGCCAGGTGCATCCGAAGGACCCCCTTCCCAgtgaggagcaggaggcctGTCGCAGCCCCCCCCGCTGCCAggagcccccctgccccccccatgtGATGGCGCAGGTGCACGTGCGAAACGCGCCAGAGCGGGAGCGCATCGTGCGCGGCATGCAGGACAGTAAGAGTCTGGATGAGATCAGCCAGGTGTGCGGGGGAatgcgggggcggggagggcaAGCCGAGGGCCGCAGGGCCACCATCTCCAGCGCCCTGGAACTGGAGGGGACAGTCAGCCGCGATGGAGAGCTCACTCACTTCATTACCAAGAACCTGGAGCACAAGATCAGAATGAGCTCTAGACCGAGCCTGGACTCTGACT CTGACTACTCGGTGCGGAGTCGGGGCTCCCTCCGGCGGCCTGTGGACATCCCCCCGATAGACCCCAGCGTCCTGCTGGACCTGCAGCGACACACGCAGGACGTGGCCCAGAGCGTGGAGCTGATGATGCGCAGCCTTAATGGAACCATCCAGAAT ATGACAGCCCTGAGTGTCGGATACATTCAGACCTACAGGGACTCGGTGGACAGTCTGGGGGAGGCTGTGGACATGAGCATAAAG ggaATGTACACACTGATGGCTCGCTGTGAGGAGCTGGATCGCTCTATGCAGCCCATCCATGCCCTGGCCCAGCAGATCCGTGACATCAAGCGCACACTGGATGCCCTAGAGACGCTTTGCAAGTAG
- the borcs6 gene encoding BLOC-1 related complex subunit 6 isoform X2 — translation MSHSPGIGAHVQGAANGVATLESPKLCGEEVSLVNDLPTLQPLKHGEIVPCRGPKLAVGSPVEEVNCEGQPEEERDTDTSHTCTSDMPCLDTPQSDAYSEEPHIKEPHIEEHHSELICTDVPQTTADGVLGSSLPDGALRVEEVEEEEEEVVVEEEEDEEVQQQQQREVEEQNEGQDDTEDSPELSADSPTVSEPPTESQVHPKDPLPSEEQEACRSPPRCQEPPCPPHVMAQVHVRNAPERERIVRGMQDTDYSVRSRGSLRRPVDIPPIDPSVLLDLQRHTQDVAQSVELMMRSLNGTIQNMTALSVGYIQTYRDSVDSLGEAVDMSIKGMYTLMARCEELDRSMQPIHALAQQIRDIKRTLDALETLCK, via the exons ATGAGCCATTCCCCTGGGATTGGTGCACATGTGCAGGGAGCAGCCAATGGAGTGGCCACACTGGAGTCTCCAAAACTCTGTGGTGAAGAGGTGTCTCTGGTCAATGACTTACCCACTCTGCAGCCTCTGAAACATGGAGAGATAGTCCCTTGCAGGGGGCCCAAACTCGCTGTGGGGTCCCCTGTGGAGGAGGTGAACTGTGAGGGGCAGccggaggaagagagagacacagacacttCCCACACCTGCACCTCTGACATGCCCTGTTTGGACACTCCCCAATCAGATGCATATTCAGAGGAGCCCCACATAAAGGAACCCCACATAGAAGAGCACCACTCAGAATTAATTTGCACAGACGTGCCCCAAACCACTGCAGATGGGGTCCTTGGCAGCTCTTTGCCAGATGGTGCACTAAGAgtagaggaggtggaggaggaggaggaggaggtggtggtggaggaagaagaagacgaagaggttcaacagcaacaacaacggGAAGTAGAAGAGCAGAATGAGGGGCAGGATGACACTGAAGATTCTCCTGAG CTTTCTGCAGATTCCCCTACAGTCTCTGAGCCCCCCACCGAGAGCCAGGTGCATCCGAAGGACCCCCTTCCCAgtgaggagcaggaggcctGTCGCAGCCCCCCCCGCTGCCAggagcccccctgccccccccatgtGATGGCGCAGGTGCACGTGCGAAACGCGCCAGAGCGGGAGCGCATCGTGCGCGGCATGCAGGACA CTGACTACTCGGTGCGGAGTCGGGGCTCCCTCCGGCGGCCTGTGGACATCCCCCCGATAGACCCCAGCGTCCTGCTGGACCTGCAGCGACACACGCAGGACGTGGCCCAGAGCGTGGAGCTGATGATGCGCAGCCTTAATGGAACCATCCAGAAT ATGACAGCCCTGAGTGTCGGATACATTCAGACCTACAGGGACTCGGTGGACAGTCTGGGGGAGGCTGTGGACATGAGCATAAAG ggaATGTACACACTGATGGCTCGCTGTGAGGAGCTGGATCGCTCTATGCAGCCCATCCATGCCCTGGCCCAGCAGATCCGTGACATCAAGCGCACACTGGATGCCCTAGAGACGCTTTGCAAGTAG
- the si:dkey-72l14.3 gene encoding glyco_hydro_56 domain-containing protein: MAVREAGWGGALLLSLLCGVILMSPGSAGPLQPARSPIPPGQPFLVLWGIPDMACLRRPDPAAFGMEREGRVSVFYEDNLGLYPFYNSQNQPVSGGLPQHTSLDVHLQRTQADVLAALPSAEAQGLGLICWEEWASQWGRNRGKQEIYQQESRALLRGFFPDWSPDEVDKWAQVDFEAAAQSILMETLQEARRLRPQVLWGVAPYPSCYNSGPGQRLENYTGRCPATEMALNDQLQWLWKRSSALFPTLLLDKLLGRSRAARLYASNQIREALRVAALAGTAYDLPVFPLVRSVYTSTNTFLSEADLVNTMGESAAMGAAGVIIWDKFFSAKTQKACWELAEFVREVLGPYAVNVTSAARLCGEALCQGRGRCLRKNPEDRSYLHLPPASFLLLSDGPDGLQAVGDLASEDLEAWRRDFQCQWYEALEGTAADEESPLALANGQGRKPPTLTEQATVAGPTVVGPTEVGPTAVGPTEVRPTEVGPTEVGPTTEPSSGPTAAPSISPPNQGTPLLTPPLFTLLLSALPFLAYT; this comes from the exons ATGGCTGTGAGggaggcagggtggggtggagcCCTGCTGCTCTCGCTGCTCTGTGGGGTCATCCTAATGTCCCCGGGGTCAGCAGGCCCCCTGCAGCCAGCACGCAGCCCTATCCCGCCGGGACAGCCCTTCCTTGTGCTGTGGGGTATTCCTGACATGGCCTGCCTCAGACGCCCGGACCCCGCCGCTTtcgggatggagagggagggccGCGTGTCCGTCTTCTACGAGGACAACCTGGGCCTCTATCCCTTCTACAACTCCCAGAATCAGCCGGTGTCTGGCGGCCTGCCCCAGCACACCAGCCTGGACGTGCACCTGCAGAGGACACAGGCCGACGTGCTGGCCGCGCTGCCCTCCGCTGAAGCCCAGGGCCTAGGCCTGATCTGCTGGGAGGAGTGGGCGTCGCAGTGGGGGCGTAACCGCGGCAAACAGGAGATCTACCAGCAGGAGTCGCGCGCCCTGCTGCGCGGTTTCTTCCCTGACTGGAGCCCTGATGAGGTGGACAAGTGGGCGCAG gTCGACTTTGAGGCAGCGGCACAATCTATTCTGATGGAGACTCTGCAAGAGGCgaggaggctccgcccccaggtCCTGTGGGGCGTGGCCCCATACCCGAGCTGTTACAACTCCGGCCCCGGCCAGCGGTTAGAAAACTACACGGGCCGCTGTCCTGCTACGGAGATGGCCCTGAATGACCAGCTGCAGTGGCTCTGGAAGCGTTCCTCTGCCCTCTTCCCCACCCTCCTGCTGGACAAACTCCTGGGGCGCTCTCGAGCGGCACGACTGTACGCCTCCAATCAGATCCGTGAGGCCCTGCGGGTGGCAGCCTTGGCTGGTACCGCTTACGACCTTCCTGTTTTTCCATTGGTCAGAAGCGTCTACACATCCACCAATACGTTTCTGTCTGAG GCCGACTTGGTCAACACCATGGGGGAGAGCGCAGCAATGGGGGCGGCTGGAGTCATCATCTGGGACAAATTCTTCTCAGCTAAGACCCAG aaagcatgctgggagttgGCGGAATTTGTGCGCGAGGTCCTGGGCCCGTACGCGGTAAACGTGACGTCGGCGGCACGGCTGTGTGGCGAGGCTCTGTGCCAGGGGCGTGGGCGCTGCCTGCGGAAGAACCCGGAGGACCGCTCCTACCTGCACCTGCCCCCCGCCAGCTTCCTGCTGCTGTCCGACGGGCCGGACGGCCTGCAGGCGGTGGGGGACCTGGCCTCTGAGGACCTGGAGGCATGGCGCCGCGACTTCCAGTGCCAGTGGTACGAGGCCCTGGAGGGCACTGCCGCCGATGAGGAGTCCCCGCTGGCTCTGGCCAATGGGCAGGGCAGGAAGCCTCCAACGCTGACTGAACAGGCCACTGTGGCGGGGCCCACTGTGGTGGGGCCTACAGAGGTGGGACCTACAGCGGTGGGGCCTACAGAGGTGAGGCCTACTGAGGTGGGGCCCACAGAGGTGGGGCCCACAACAGAACCATCATCAGGACCCACGGCAGCACCGTCAATTTCTCCCCCAAACCAGGGCACCCCGCTCCTAACTCCTCCCCTTTTCACTCTGCTGCTGTCTGCCCTCCCCTTCCTCGCCTATACCTGA